One Gossypium hirsutum isolate 1008001.06 chromosome A11, Gossypium_hirsutum_v2.1, whole genome shotgun sequence genomic window carries:
- the LOC121209582 gene encoding cell division cycle 20.2, cofactor of APC complex, whose translation MMRFSILQSSERTLDAPDLVDDFYLNLLDWGSSNVLAIALGNTVYMWDASDSYTSKLVTVDDENGPVTSVNWAPDGRHIAIGLNNSEVLLWDSTANRQLRTLRGRHRSRVGSMAWNNHILTTGGMDGQIVNNDVRIRSHVVETYRGHQQEVCGLKWSASGQQLASGGNDNVVHIWDRSMASSNSPTQWLHRLEEHISAVKALPWCPFQSNLLATGGGGGDRTIKFWNTQTGACLNSADTDSQVCSLLWSKNERELLSSHGFTQNQLTLGKYPSMVKMAELTGHTSRVLYMAQSPDGCTVASAAGDETLRFWNVFGVPEVAKTAPKVNREPFSQLNRIR comes from the exons ATGATGCGATTTTCAATTCTTCAGAGCTCTGAGAGAACATTGGATGCTCCTGATCTCGTCGACGATTTTTACCTGAATTTATTGGATTGGGGCAGCAGCAATGTACTAGCAATAGCACTCGGGAACACTGTGTATATGTGGGATGCTTCAGATAGTTATACTTCAAAACTTGTCACTGTTGATGACGAAAACGGACCAGTAACAAGTGTGAATTGGGCTCCTGATGGTCGGCATATTGCCATTGGCTTGAACAATTCCGAAGTACTACTATGGGATTCGACTGCCAACCGACAG CTGCGTACTCTGAGAGGTCGTCACAGATCAAGAGTGGGTTCAATGGCATGGAACAATCACATCCTCACGACAGGAGGAATGGATGGTCAGATTGTTAACAACGATGTGAGAATTAGATCCCATGTTGTCGAAACTTACAGAGGCCACCAGCAAGAGGTTTGCGGGCTGAAATGGTCGGCTTCCGGGCAACAGCTAGCCAGCGGAGGCAATGATAATGTTGTTCACATATGGGATAGGTCCATGGCATCTTCAAATTCACCAACTCAATGGCTACACAGGTTGGAGGAGCATATCTCAGCTGTCAAAGCCCTTCCCTGGTGCCCTTTCCAGAGCAATTTGCTGGCCACAGGTGGAGGTGGCGGCGATCGAACCATAAAATTTTGGAACACACAGACTGGTGCATGCTTGAATTCAGCTGATACCGACTCCCAGGTTTGCTCATTGCTATGGAGCAAGAATGAGAGGGAGCTATTGAGTTCCCATGGGTTTACTCAGAATCAATTAACTCTTGGGAAATATCCATCGATGGTGAAGATGGCAGAGCTAACGGGTCATACATCTAGAGTACTTTACATGGCTCAAAGCCCTGATGGGTGCACAGTGGCATCAGCAGCAGGGGATGAGACTCTAAGATTCTGGAATGTTTTTGGGGTCCCAGAAGTGGCTAAAACTGCTCCGAAAGTGAACCGTGAACCATTCTCTCAGTTGAACCGTATCCGGTAA
- the LOC107923483 gene encoding silicon efflux transporter LSI2: MTERTKKEKKGRRFKTRTTMALATTYKVVLGSIAFAIFWALAVFPAVPLLPIGRTAGSLLGATLMVLFRVITPDEAYAAIDLPILGLLFGTMVVSVYLERADIFKYLGNLLSWKSKGAKDLICRICLVSAISSAFFTNDTSCVILTEFVLKIARQHNLPPHPFLLALASSANIGSSATPIGNPQNLVIAVQSKVSFGDFLVRVLPAMLVGVSVNALILIIMYWRLLSVHKDEEDGTGEIVGEDDVSSHRFSPATMSHISASNSMDHVQSSPNNINGSLATHLDSIRNRINSGDQLESQRSPCGSIDSNDISTPAQFSEEKESKTEHWKNKMWKLCVYLVTIGMLVALLMGLNMSWTAITASLALIVLDFKDARPCLEKVSYSLLIFFCGMFITVEGFNKTGIPSTLWNFMEPNAKVDRVSGIAVLAVVIILLSNVASNVPTVLLLGGRVAASAAAISASEEKKAWLILAWVSTVAGNLSLLGSAANLIVCEQARRAPHLGYTLSFWNHLKFGVPSTLIVTAIGLTLIR, from the exons ATGAccgaaagaacaaaaaaagaaaaaaagggtcgAAGGTTTAAGACCAGAACAACAATGGCGTTAGCCACTACATACAAAGTGGTTCTCGGCTCAATAGCCTTTGCAATCTTCTGGGCATTAGCTGTTTTCCCTGCCGTCCCACTTTTACCAATCGGAAGAACCGCCGGGTCTTTACTCGGTGCCACGCTTATGGTTTTATTCAGAGTAATAACCCCAGATGAAGCTTATGCCGCCATTGATCTACCAATCTTGGGTCTTTTATTCGGCACCATGGTCGTTAGTGTTTATCTCGAAAGAGCCGATATATTTAAGTATTTAGGTAATTTGCTTTCATGGAAAAGTAAAGGAGCTAAGGATTTAATCTGTAGAATCTGTTTGGTTTCTGCGATTTCAAGTGCTTTTTTCACTAATGATACTTCCTGTGTGATATTAACTGAGTTTGTATTGAAAATTGCAAGGCAACATAATTTGCCTCCTCACCCATTTTTGTTAGCACTTGCATCGAGTGCTAATATAGGTTCTTCGGCTACTCCGATTGGGAATCCACAGAATTTGGTGATTGCTGTTCAAAGTAAGGTTTCTTTCGGGGATTTTCTTGTTAGGGTTTTGCCGGCTATGCTGGTTGGTGTCTCGGTGAATGCTTTGATACTTATAATTATGTATTGGAGATTGTTATCTGTTCATAAAGATGAAGAAGATGGGACTGGTGAAATCGTGGGTGAAGATGATGTGAGTTCACATCGGTTTTCGCCGGCCACAATGTCACATATTTCAGCTTCGAATTCAATGGATCATGTTCAGAGCTCTCCTAATAACATTAATGGAAGTTTAGCAACTCACCTTGACAGCATTAGGAACCGAATCAACTCGGGCGATCAACTTGAAAGCCAGAGGTCACCTTGTGGTTCGATTGATTCAAATGATATATCAACGCCGGCTCAATTTTCAGAGGAAAAAGAATCAAAAACAGAGCATTGGAAGAACAAGATGTggaaattatgtgtttatttagtCACTATTGGGATGTTGGTCGCTTTGCTTATGGGTTTGAATATGTCATGGACAGCCATTACAGCATCATTGGCACTTATTGTTCTTGATTTTAAGGATGCAAGGCCTTGCTTGGAAAAG GTATCGTATTcgcttttgattttcttctgtGGAATGTTTATTACGGTGGAAGGGTTCAATAAAACTGGGATTCCAAGTACTCTTTGGAACTTTATGGAACCCAATGCCAAGGTCGATCGTGTTTCCGGGATTGCGGTTTTAGCTGTCGTTATTATTCTCCTCTCCAATGTGGCTTCCAACGTACCAACAG TTCTGTTGCTTGGAGGAAGAGTGGCAGCATCAGCCGCGGCGATATCAGCAAGTGAAGAGAAGAAAGCATGGCTGATATTAGCATGGGTGAGCACGGTAGCCGGAAACCTGTCGTTGTTGGGATCGGCGGCGAACTTGATAGTATGTGAGCAAGCTCGTCGAGCACCACATCTTGGCTACACATTGTCTTTCTGGAATCACCTTAAATTTGGAGTTCCTTCTACGCTTATAGTCACTGCAATTGGTTTGACACTAATTAGATGA